In Vigna radiata var. radiata cultivar VC1973A unplaced genomic scaffold, Vradiata_ver6 scaffold_288, whole genome shotgun sequence, a single genomic region encodes these proteins:
- the LOC106754469 gene encoding vesicle-associated protein 1-2 — translation MSSAEILQIQPQELQFPFELRKQISCSLQLSNKTDNYVAFKVKTTNPKKYCVRPNTGVVMPRSTCDVIVTMQAQKEAPPDMQCKDKFLLQSVVASPGATTKDITPEMFNKESGHDVEECKLRVVYVAPPQPPSPVREGSDEDSSPRASVSENGHSNALDFNAASKAFNERGEHQDISFEARTHISKVTEERNHVIEQNKRLQQELELLRRQASSRRSASGIPFMYVVLVGIIGIILGFLLKRT, via the exons ATGAGTTCCGCCGAGATCCTCCAAATACAGCCCCAGGAGCTTCAGTTCCCCT TTGAATTGAGGAAGCAGATCTCATGCTCTTTGCAGTTGTCTAACAAGACAGACAACTATGTGGCTTTCAAG GTTAAGACAACAAATCCTAAGAAATACTGTGTTAGACCTAACACTGGAGTTGTGATGCCTAGGTCTACATGTGATGTCATAG TAACAATGCAAGCTCAAAAGGAGGCACCTCCAGACATGCAATGCAAGGATAAGTTTCTTCTTCAGAGTGTAGTTGCAAGCCCTGGTGCAACCACAAAAGATATCACTCCAGAAATG TTCAATAAAGAATCTGGTCATGATGTTGAAGAGTGCAAGTTGAGAGTTGTTTATGTTGCTCCTCCACAACCACCATCCCCTGTTAGAGAAGGATCTGATGAAGATTCGTCACCTCGAGCATCTGTGTCTGAAAATGGGCATTCAAATGCTTTGGACTTTAATGCG GCTTCAAAAGCTTTCAATGAGCGGGGTGAGCATCAGGACATTTCTTTTGAG GCAAGAACTCATATTTCAAAGGTAACTGAGGAGAGGAATCATGTTATTGAGCAAAACAAAAGACTTCAGCAAGAACTG GAGCTTTTGAGGCGCCAAGCCAGCAGTCGGCGCAGCGCCAGCGGCATACCATTCATGTACGTAGTTCTTGTTGGCATCATTGGCATCATTCTGGGTTTCCTGTTGAAGAGGACGTGA